TTTTGCCCAACGCAAAGATTATTGATGCTAGACGTGACCCCATGGATTGTTGTTTTAGTGGCTTTAAGCAGCTATTCGGGGAAGGGCAGGAGTTTAGCTATTCATTAGATGATATTGGCCGTTATTATTGCGCTTATGAGAAGCTAATGAACCACTGGCATACCGTATTGCCCGACCACATCCTTACCGTGCAGCACGAAGATGTGCTTGAAGATTTAGAAGGTCAGGTACATCGTATTCTTGATTATTGTGGCTTGCCATTTGAACCTGCTTGTTTGTCTTTCTATGAAACCAAAAGGGTAATTAAAACCCCCAGTTCAGAACAAGTACGCCAGCCTATATATAAAACGGGTATGCAGCAGTGGAAGCCTTTTGAAGGCTACTTAGATGAACTTAAAGTGGCATTAACAAAGCGACCGGACGTGTCTTAGGGAATTTTATGGCCGGGCTTTCACACTTGGCTTAAACGACAGGGCTTCAAATCCGCTTACTAAATCGGAAAGCTCTTCATCAATGCCTTGCTGCCGTTGGCGGTGAAATTGTCGGGAAAGTTCGGTTTGAAGTTCTTCTATGTTTTTTTCGGCTCGTTGCATGGCCGTTAATCTACTTGCGTTTTCACTGGCCAATGATTCAGTGCATGCTTTATACAAGGTAGTAAATAAATACTCGCCAATTAACGCACTAAACGTTCTCTTTGTATCAGTAAGCAACTGAGGTAAACAGCGGGAAGGCCAACGCGTTACTGTTAGCTTTTGTTGCCATTCGCTATCAAGCGGCAATACCTTCTGAGTACATGTCTCGTATTTTGCGTTGGGTAAACTACGATTAAATACAATGTGTAGTGCACATAGTTCATTTGTTTGCTGTAGTGCTTCTATTTCTTGCAGCAATGAAGTGACCAACCCTGTTACTGCATTAATTGAATTAGGGAGCGCAAATGGCTGCTCTAGAGGTATCTTCAAACTACTTAAGTGAGTTTGAATACGTTCACCAATAGCCCACACCCGCTTTTCGCCTGGCAGCGACTTCATAGTGTTTAGCAGATGAGAAACCAAGGCATCGTTGAATTTACCGACTAGTCCCTGATCAGAACCAATGGCGATGAACCCTACCTTGCCTAAAGACGTTGTTTTGTTCACTGTTGAATAGTTTACTGCTTTGCTATTTATCTGATTACTATGAAAATAAGCTACTAATCCGAGCTGTACAGTTTTGTAATAATCATCAAGTGCTGACACCGCCGTTTCATACTGGCTAATATTCGCTGCTGCCATGGCCTTCATGGTTCTCACCACCGATTTCAAGTCGGTGGCGCTATTAATTTTGCGTTGTAAACCGCTGCTTAGCTCTCCCATGTTAGCTCTTCCATGTTAGCTCGCCCATATTAACTCGCCCATTCTAGCGCTGTACTTTGGTTTACTCATTGGCTCTGCCATAGTAGCTCCCACGTCAGCGCTCCGTGCCAGTTGTCGTTTTAGTATCTGCTGTTGATGCCACACTTGCCAGTTTTGTCTTTATCATCGTCATTACAGTGTCGCTTTCTTCATCGGATAATGGCTGTGCTGACGCTAATTTTTCATACAATGCTGGGGCTAGCGTACCAAGCCCATCAATGATTGAATCTTGCGCGCTATCAATTACGTTAAGTGGAATGGTGTCAAGTAACCCCTTTGTTAGGGCGAGTAAAATGGCAATTTGTGCGGCTACTGAAAAGGGATGAGATTCCGCTTGTTTCATACAAGCTCGAATGCGTAGCCCGTGTTCAATAGCCAAAAGACTATCGGAGTCTAGTCGTGCACCAAAGCGTGCAAAGGTTTCTAGTTCTTCGAATTGGGCATACGCTAACTTTAGGGCACCTGAAACCTTTCTAAACGCTGGTTTCTGTGCTTTGCCGCCAACACGAGATACCGATTTCCCTACATCTATTGCGGGTAGCACACCAAGAGAAAACAACGTAGGCGATAAGTATATTTGCCCATCAGTAATAGAGATTAAATTAGTCGGTATATAAGCCGACATATTTTGCTCTTCAGTTTCAATGATAGGCAGGGCGGTGAGTGAGCCGCCACCTAGTGCTTCGTTTAAGTGTGTGGATCGCTCTAGAAGCCGTGAATGCAGATAAAAAATATCTCCAGGAAAGGCTTCTCGTCCAGGTGGTCTGCGAAGGAGTAATGATAGTTCACGATAAGAGCGAGCATGCTGCGTTAAGTCATCGTAAACAATAAGAACATCTTTACCTTGTTGCGTGAAATACTCAGCAATACTGGTTGCCGCATAAGGTGCAATGTAATCGAGCCCGGGGGGATCATTTCCTTCTGTGACCATAACCACCGTGTATTCCATGGCACTGTTGCGTTGTAATGTAGTGATGGTTTTGGCTACAGACGCCGACTTTTGACCTATGGCGCAATAAACGCAAAGTACGTTTTTGTCTTTTTGATTTAAAATAGTGTCGATAGCTATTGCTGTTTTGCCCGTTTGACGGTCGCCCAAAATTAATTCACGTTGGCCACGACCAATGGGTAATAAAGCATCCAATGCTTTTACCCCGGTTTGTAAAGGCTCTGTAACAGGGGAACGTGACATAATGTCTGGCGCAGGTCGTTCAATAGGAAACCGCTCCCGAGTAACAATATTACCTTTAGCGTCTAGCGCATTGCCTAATGGATCGATAACTCTGCCTATCAGCCCGTTGCCCACGGCTATATCCATTACGCGGCCGGTGCGTTTAACTTCATCACCCGCATGCAGCGCAGTGTAGTCACCTAGCATAATGACGCCAATCTCATGCTCATCAATATTAAATGCTATACCGTAAATATCGTTTGGAAAAAGCAGTAATTCTTCAAAGCCAGCCCCGAATAAGCCTGACACAATAGCAATGCCAGCGGATACGCTTTCAACGGTGCCCATCTCTTGTAAGCTGACATCCGGAATATGCGATTCTCGAATATACTCAAGTTGATTGAACACATATTGATAGCGTTTTTTTAAGGCATTGTTGTTTGCGTCGTTCATGTTATGACCTTAACGGTTAGCGCTTAACGAATGGTGTTCGTTGTGGGCGGGCATATTTGCGCGATTTTCTTCATACTGAGCATCAATAGACAGCGCTACCTCGTACTGCAATGCACTCAACATTTCATTAGCGCTCCAACTGAGTTTCCAACCGCCAAAGCTAAGTGCTAAACCCGCAATTAACTGAGGGTCTACCTCTAAGTTGAGGGTTATAGTCAGGCTATCGCCGCCAGTCTGTTCCGTAGCCCGTTGGGAGGGTTGGTCAGTTAGTATGTCTTCTAAACATGCTTTTAGGTGCTCACATTGTGGTTGTGATAAAGGGGCGATACTACGTACTGTGGCTTGCCCTTGGTTTTTTTTGATAGCTAGGCATAACTCATGGTGTTGCGCTTCGTTAAGGGCCTTAAGGTGCGATAAAAGCTTGTCGAACATTTTATCTTGAAGTTGTAGGTCTGCGAGTTCACTTATTACCTTATGACTAAGGGCAAACACTTCTTTCACGCTTTTATCAATCACTTCGTTTTGTAACATTTGAATTTCAGTATTCAGCGCATTGGTGCGTTTTATTGATAATGCATCTGCTTGTGCTTTTGCATCTTGTAAGGCGGCTAAGGTTGCTTTGTGTGCTTCTGCTTTGGCTAATTCAATAATGGTTGAACGTTCAGCATCTATATTGGTTAGTTTTTCTTTATATTGAGCTTCAAGGTTCTCTGCGTGTTTCTTTTGGGTCTCGGCATTAGATAGAACACTAGCAATTTTATGTTCACGGGCATCAATGCCATCAAGAATAGGCCGGTATAAAAAGCGCTTAAGCAGCCACACTAATATCAAAAAATTGATAATTTGTGCAATAACAGTAAACCAATCGATAGGCATGGTTTAGCCTCCATTTTGGGCAATAAAATAATTCCAAAACGGGTTACTGAATAACACAATCATTGAGACTACAAAGCAATAGATAGCAGTTGACTCAATCATGGCGAGCCCTACAAATAAAGTACGGGTAATGGTGGGGGACGCATCGGGCTGTTGGGCAAGCGCGTTTAGCGCACTGGCAACTGCTTTTCCTTCTGCAAGCGATGGCCCCAGCACACCAATACCTATGGTAAGACCTGCGGTGATAATTGAGCAAATTGCTATTAACGTAAGACTGTCCATTATTCTGCCTTTTGTTGTGGTGGCGTTAGGGTAAGGGAGGCTTTCGCACTAACCGTGCTGGCAGCGGCAATGTAAACCGATGCCAATACAAAAAAGATATAGGCTTGAACCATACCGGTTAGCAGGCCAAGCAGTGACATAACAACAGGAAAAATTAGCGGCGAAATAACCAGTAGAATGGCTAAGATCATGGCGCCACTCATCATGTTTCCAAACAAGCGTACGGCAAGGGCTAGGGTGCGTGACAACTCGCCTACAATATTGAAGGGCAACATGAAATACGTGGGTTCCGTGTAAGAAAGTAGATATTGTTTCACCCCTTTGTTTTTTATTCCGTAAAAAGGCACAGATACAAATACACAAAAAGCCAGCGC
The nucleotide sequence above comes from Alteromonas naphthalenivorans. Encoded proteins:
- a CDS encoding F0F1 ATP synthase subunit C, with the translated sequence MDSLTLIAICSIITAGLTIGIGVLGPSLAEGKAVASALNALAQQPDASPTITRTLFVGLAMIESTAIYCFVVSMIVLFSNPFWNYFIAQNGG
- a CDS encoding F0F1 ATP synthase subunit A, giving the protein MHLSPDEIIYWQYGVIKMSATLVFTWVIMAILVVSAYFITRNLNKKNHHSRWQNALEIIVITINDQISDAGLDKPRRYMGFLGTLFLFIAMANLLTIFPGFEPPSSSLSTTLALAFCVFVSVPFYGIKNKGVKQYLLSYTEPTYFMLPFNIVGELSRTLALAVRLFGNMMSGAMILAILLVISPLIFPVVMSLLGLLTGMVQAYIFFVLASVYIAAASTVSAKASLTLTPPQQKAE
- a CDS encoding alternate F1F0 ATPase, F1 subunit alpha, which codes for MNDANNNALKKRYQYVFNQLEYIRESHIPDVSLQEMGTVESVSAGIAIVSGLFGAGFEELLLFPNDIYGIAFNIDEHEIGVIMLGDYTALHAGDEVKRTGRVMDIAVGNGLIGRVIDPLGNALDAKGNIVTRERFPIERPAPDIMSRSPVTEPLQTGVKALDALLPIGRGQRELILGDRQTGKTAIAIDTILNQKDKNVLCVYCAIGQKSASVAKTITTLQRNSAMEYTVVMVTEGNDPPGLDYIAPYAATSIAEYFTQQGKDVLIVYDDLTQHARSYRELSLLLRRPPGREAFPGDIFYLHSRLLERSTHLNEALGGGSLTALPIIETEEQNMSAYIPTNLISITDGQIYLSPTLFSLGVLPAIDVGKSVSRVGGKAQKPAFRKVSGALKLAYAQFEELETFARFGARLDSDSLLAIEHGLRIRACMKQAESHPFSVAAQIAILLALTKGLLDTIPLNVIDSAQDSIIDGLGTLAPALYEKLASAQPLSDEESDTVMTMIKTKLASVASTADTKTTTGTER
- a CDS encoding ATP synthase F0 subunit B; the protein is MPIDWFTVIAQIINFLILVWLLKRFLYRPILDGIDAREHKIASVLSNAETQKKHAENLEAQYKEKLTNIDAERSTIIELAKAEAHKATLAALQDAKAQADALSIKRTNALNTEIQMLQNEVIDKSVKEVFALSHKVISELADLQLQDKMFDKLLSHLKALNEAQHHELCLAIKKNQGQATVRSIAPLSQPQCEHLKACLEDILTDQPSQRATEQTGGDSLTITLNLEVDPQLIAGLALSFGGWKLSWSANEMLSALQYEVALSIDAQYEENRANMPAHNEHHSLSANR
- a CDS encoding F0F1 ATP synthase subunit gamma, which gives rise to MGELSSGLQRKINSATDLKSVVRTMKAMAAANISQYETAVSALDDYYKTVQLGLVAYFHSNQINSKAVNYSTVNKTTSLGKVGFIAIGSDQGLVGKFNDALVSHLLNTMKSLPGEKRVWAIGERIQTHLSSLKIPLEQPFALPNSINAVTGLVTSLLQEIEALQQTNELCALHIVFNRSLPNAKYETCTQKVLPLDSEWQQKLTVTRWPSRCLPQLLTDTKRTFSALIGEYLFTTLYKACTESLASENASRLTAMQRAEKNIEELQTELSRQFHRQRQQGIDEELSDLVSGFEALSFKPSVKARP